The proteins below come from a single Synechococcus sp. WH 8101 genomic window:
- a CDS encoding AMP-binding protein, whose translation MTAWRQLRCDPQAFDQAAERLTLELAAGGWLQLLGPRASAGDPELVPRSVDLPPGPGLVLASGGSSGGRQHCLQPIAHCDRSAAATGRWLETLGLTPSEVQIWNPLPLQHVSGLMPWWRAQQWGAGHGWLPPALMKQPRALLEWCHQQRRWRDGPMLLSLVPTQLARLLKDPAGIEWLRAMTVIWVGGAALPDDLAQRARQARLPLSPCYGATETAAMVAAQTPAAFLRGDDGCGAPLDDVELRVDAQGGLAVRCPRLALARCQADGSLEPLADGGGWWRSGDLATPRELEGRVSWRILGRLDGAIHSGGVTVFPEQLELRLMASVRANQLPVQALLLLGVRDPEWGERLVALVRWSPGSGDSGDGAMERMRALQALVADWLPAERPIAWHGCPDLAPTAAGKWQRSRWQAWLQSLEAEQPRACDDQPVRDGNQQ comes from the coding sequence ATGACGGCTTGGCGTCAGTTGCGCTGTGATCCGCAGGCCTTCGACCAGGCGGCGGAACGCTTGACGCTGGAGCTCGCCGCTGGTGGCTGGCTGCAGCTGCTGGGCCCCCGTGCCTCGGCCGGAGATCCGGAGTTGGTGCCTCGGTCTGTGGATCTACCGCCCGGGCCTGGTCTGGTGCTCGCCAGTGGTGGCAGCAGTGGCGGTCGTCAGCACTGTCTGCAGCCGATCGCCCACTGCGATCGATCGGCTGCCGCGACAGGTCGCTGGTTGGAGACCCTCGGCCTCACCCCTTCGGAGGTGCAGATCTGGAATCCGTTGCCGCTGCAGCACGTGAGCGGCCTGATGCCTTGGTGGAGGGCGCAGCAGTGGGGGGCCGGTCATGGTTGGCTTCCTCCGGCCCTGATGAAACAACCCCGTGCGCTGCTGGAGTGGTGCCATCAGCAGCGCCGCTGGCGCGATGGGCCGATGCTGCTGTCGCTGGTGCCCACCCAACTCGCCCGTCTGTTGAAGGATCCCGCTGGCATCGAGTGGTTGCGTGCCATGACGGTGATCTGGGTCGGGGGTGCCGCCTTGCCTGACGACCTGGCGCAACGGGCTCGGCAGGCCCGGCTTCCCCTGTCGCCCTGTTATGGCGCCACGGAAACGGCGGCGATGGTGGCGGCCCAGACCCCGGCGGCGTTTCTCAGGGGTGACGATGGCTGTGGTGCGCCGCTGGATGATGTGGAGCTGCGGGTCGATGCCCAGGGGGGCCTGGCCGTGCGTTGTCCGCGCCTGGCGCTGGCGCGTTGTCAGGCGGATGGGTCGCTTGAGCCCCTGGCGGATGGGGGTGGCTGGTGGCGCTCCGGTGATCTGGCGACGCCGCGTGAGCTCGAGGGGCGTGTGAGCTGGCGGATCCTCGGACGTCTGGATGGCGCGATTCATTCTGGCGGCGTCACGGTGTTCCCCGAGCAGTTGGAGCTGCGGCTGATGGCATCGGTGCGGGCGAATCAGTTGCCTGTGCAGGCCCTGCTGCTGCTGGGGGTCAGAGATCCGGAGTGGGGCGAGCGGCTGGTGGCGTTGGTGCGCTGGTCGCCGGGATCTGGTGATTCTGGTGATGGCGCCATGGAGCGGATGCGGGCGTTGCAGGCTTTGGTGGCTGACTGGTTGCCGGCGGAGCGGCCGATCGCCTGGCATGGTTGCCCCGATCTGGCCCCCACGGCGGCTGGAAAATGGCAACGGTCGCGTTGGCAGGCCTGGCTTCAGTCGCTAGAAGCGGAACAGCCCCGTGCTTGTGATGACCAGCCTGTCCGAGACGGAAATCAGCAATAA
- a CDS encoding o-succinylbenzoate synthase yields the protein MTLRLQIRPYRFALHRPLQTAHGCWRKRSGWLLRLEEPATGRLGWGELAPLDPGMGQRCAAALDGWLQPAAVCCDRPMLNDRLHQGPPPLAFALGAALAELDGVVGSSARDGQPWLPAPPSAQLLPAGEAMPAALEHWLAAGQAREGGTLKWKVAAADPAREWALLAELLERLPPQVRLRLDANAGWDRPTAERWAEALRGDPRLEWLEQPLALDDLQGLGQLAERVPVALDETLQVHPSWRQHWHGWQVRRPLLEGDPRPLLRQLQAGAPRLMLSTAFETGIGARWLALLAALQQQGPTPTAPGLAPGWCPPGPLFSQDPQQVWNAAAENATVMEGA from the coding sequence ATGACGCTGCGGCTGCAGATCCGGCCCTATCGCTTTGCGCTCCACAGGCCGCTGCAAACGGCCCACGGCTGTTGGCGGAAGCGCTCCGGCTGGTTGCTGCGCCTGGAGGAACCCGCGACGGGTCGGTTGGGCTGGGGTGAGCTGGCGCCATTGGATCCGGGGATGGGGCAACGCTGCGCTGCAGCCCTCGACGGGTGGTTGCAACCGGCTGCTGTGTGCTGTGATCGGCCGATGCTCAACGACCGGTTGCACCAAGGGCCACCGCCCTTGGCCTTTGCCCTTGGTGCTGCCCTGGCCGAACTGGATGGCGTGGTGGGATCTTCCGCCCGTGATGGGCAACCCTGGCTGCCGGCTCCCCCTTCGGCCCAGCTGTTGCCAGCCGGCGAGGCGATGCCAGCGGCTCTGGAGCACTGGCTGGCTGCAGGTCAGGCCAGGGAGGGGGGAACGCTGAAGTGGAAAGTGGCCGCGGCAGATCCCGCACGCGAGTGGGCGTTGTTGGCGGAGTTGCTGGAGCGGCTGCCGCCCCAGGTGCGGTTGCGCCTGGATGCCAACGCGGGGTGGGATCGCCCAACCGCTGAACGCTGGGCTGAGGCGCTGAGGGGTGATCCTCGGCTCGAGTGGTTGGAGCAGCCCCTGGCGCTGGATGACCTGCAGGGACTGGGGCAGTTGGCGGAGCGTGTGCCCGTGGCGCTGGATGAAACGTTGCAGGTGCATCCGTCCTGGCGGCAGCACTGGCACGGTTGGCAGGTGCGGCGGCCGCTGCTGGAGGGCGACCCCCGCCCATTGCTGCGGCAGTTGCAGGCGGGTGCCCCGCGGCTGATGTTGAGCACCGCCTTTGAAACCGGCATCGGTGCGCGGTGGCTCGCCTTGTTGGCGGCGCTGCAGCAACAGGGCCCCACCCCCACGGCTCCCGGCCTGGCCCCGGGCTGGTGTCCGCCGGGCCCTCTGTTCAGCCAGGATCCGCAGCAGGTGTGGAACGCGGCGGCGGAGAACGCCACGGTGATGGAGGGGGCATGA
- the menA gene encoding 2-carboxy-1,4-naphthoquinone phytyltransferase → MPDRQAVASLHAPAGDRRRLWKAAIKWPMYSVAVMPVVLAAGWRLGSAQTVRWGQFLGFLVAAVLLLLWENLSNDLFDADTGVDTVAKPHSVVALLGRRRPVRRLAHGALLSGLMLMLALAWRSSPAVLVLVLMSCGLGYLYQGPPFRLGYLGLGEPLCWLAFGPFATAAALLVLSPAAVGATAGAAVPWGTALSLGAGPALATTLVLFCSHFHQVEEDAAHGKRSPVVRLGTARAAALIPWMVAGTLALEWAPVLQGDWPVSALLAAAGLPAGAALIRLLRDHHHVPERITQSKFLALRFQALNGLGLSLGLALGPVLEPVLGLGPSG, encoded by the coding sequence ATGCCAGATCGCCAGGCTGTTGCATCCCTTCACGCCCCTGCAGGCGATCGCCGGCGGTTGTGGAAAGCCGCCATCAAGTGGCCGATGTATTCGGTGGCCGTGATGCCGGTGGTGCTGGCGGCGGGCTGGCGTCTCGGTAGTGCCCAGACGGTGCGCTGGGGCCAGTTTCTCGGCTTTCTGGTTGCGGCGGTGCTCCTGCTCCTCTGGGAGAACCTCAGCAATGACCTGTTTGATGCCGACACCGGGGTCGACACCGTCGCCAAACCCCACTCGGTGGTGGCCTTGCTCGGGCGGCGCCGTCCGGTGCGCCGCCTCGCCCATGGCGCTCTGCTCAGCGGTCTGATGCTGATGCTGGCCCTGGCCTGGCGCAGCAGCCCTGCCGTGCTGGTGCTGGTGCTGATGAGCTGCGGCCTGGGCTATCTCTACCAGGGGCCACCGTTCCGGTTGGGCTATCTGGGGCTGGGAGAACCACTCTGCTGGTTGGCGTTCGGTCCGTTCGCGACCGCGGCAGCCTTGCTTGTTCTCTCCCCTGCCGCGGTTGGCGCAACCGCTGGAGCTGCGGTGCCCTGGGGAACGGCCCTGAGCCTGGGCGCCGGCCCTGCCCTGGCCACCACCTTGGTGCTCTTCTGTTCCCACTTTCATCAGGTGGAGGAGGATGCGGCCCATGGCAAGCGATCGCCGGTGGTGCGGTTGGGCACGGCCCGCGCTGCAGCCCTGATCCCCTGGATGGTGGCCGGCACCCTCGCTTTGGAGTGGGCGCCCGTGCTGCAGGGCGACTGGCCTGTCTCCGCCTTGTTGGCGGCCGCAGGGCTGCCGGCCGGTGCCGCCTTGATTCGCCTGTTGCGGGATCACCATCACGTGCCGGAGCGGATCACCCAAAGCAAATTTCTGGCCCTGCGTTTTCAGGCGCTCAATGGCCTGGGTCTGAGCCTCGGCCTGGCCCTGGGGCCTGTGTTGGAGCCCGTGCTGGGGCTGGGGCCATCCGGTTGA
- a CDS encoding isochorismate synthase MenF encodes MTAAPANPHAVCSFSDLLDQALTAWRGRQGEEGVVSLALPLHGVDPLLQLPLLSAADPFRFLWDSAPGLSLAAAGRCHHLDLAGPRRFELAQRFSDTTLSRILDATPEAPAQARSRILLAFAFFESNSEQHPKPAMPSVQAVLPRWQLSRHGRQGWLRLHGSVSQSADVRHLAETLWQMAQRLEQSVHAPLPAWSTAVSGTTTPGAWQERYAPALRRGLDLVNGGDLHKLVLAVRQSIQLRAPLDPLPLLQRLRQQQAGSCRFLWQRNSDDSFFGASPERLLCLRSDQLRSDALAGTAGQGDRGDALLRSDKDRREHELVVQAITDHLRAQGLSPRRPRRPQLARHGQLVHLHTPITAAAAGRAPLALAEALHPTPAVAGLPRREAISWLRSLEPFERGGYAAPIGWIDNAGDADLRVAIRCGHANGCQLDLTAGAGLVRGSVAERELQEVGLKLTVLADQLELQSVPLTT; translated from the coding sequence ATGACGGCCGCGCCCGCCAATCCCCACGCTGTCTGCAGCTTCAGTGATCTGCTGGATCAGGCCCTGACGGCCTGGCGCGGGCGCCAGGGGGAGGAAGGGGTGGTCAGCCTGGCCTTGCCGCTGCATGGGGTCGATCCCCTGCTCCAGCTGCCGTTGCTGAGTGCCGCCGATCCGTTCCGCTTCCTGTGGGACAGCGCACCAGGCCTGAGCCTGGCCGCAGCTGGACGCTGCCATCACCTCGACCTGGCTGGCCCGCGTCGGTTTGAACTGGCCCAGCGCTTCAGCGATACAACCCTGTCGCGAATTCTCGATGCAACGCCGGAGGCCCCGGCACAGGCGCGCTCGCGAATCCTGTTGGCCTTCGCGTTTTTCGAGAGCAACAGCGAACAGCACCCCAAACCAGCCATGCCATCGGTGCAGGCGGTGCTGCCGCGCTGGCAACTCAGTCGCCATGGCCGCCAGGGCTGGCTGCGACTGCATGGCAGCGTCAGCCAGAGTGCGGATGTGCGCCACCTGGCGGAAACCCTCTGGCAGATGGCCCAACGGCTGGAGCAGAGTGTTCACGCCCCCTTGCCCGCGTGGTCAACTGCCGTCAGTGGCACCACCACGCCTGGAGCCTGGCAGGAGCGCTATGCCCCGGCTCTGCGCCGAGGCCTGGATCTGGTGAATGGGGGCGACCTGCACAAACTGGTGCTGGCGGTGCGCCAGTCGATTCAGCTCCGGGCCCCGCTCGACCCCCTGCCACTCCTGCAGCGTCTGCGGCAGCAGCAAGCCGGCAGCTGCCGGTTCCTCTGGCAACGCAACAGCGACGACAGCTTCTTCGGCGCCTCGCCAGAACGGTTGCTCTGCCTGCGCAGCGATCAGCTGCGCAGCGATGCCCTGGCAGGGACAGCCGGCCAAGGCGATCGCGGTGATGCCCTGCTCCGTTCCGACAAAGATCGGCGCGAGCACGAGCTGGTGGTGCAGGCAATCACCGACCACCTGCGCGCCCAGGGGCTCAGCCCCCGCAGGCCGCGCCGCCCCCAGCTGGCGCGCCATGGCCAACTGGTGCATCTCCACACCCCGATCACGGCCGCTGCCGCTGGGCGGGCACCGCTTGCTCTCGCGGAGGCCCTCCACCCCACACCCGCCGTGGCCGGCCTGCCACGGCGGGAGGCGATCAGCTGGCTGCGCAGCCTGGAGCCCTTTGAACGCGGGGGCTATGCGGCACCGATCGGCTGGATCGACAACGCCGGCGATGCCGACCTGCGTGTGGCCATCCGCTGCGGCCATGCCAATGGCTGCCAGCTCGATCTCACCGCGGGGGCCGGGCTCGTGCGCGGTTCGGTGGCGGAACGGGAACTGCAGGAAGTGGGCCTCAAACTCACCGTGCTGGCCGATCAGCTGGAGCTTCAGTCCGTTCCGCTCACCACCTGA
- the gshB gene encoding glutathione synthase, which yields MRHLFVLDPLQRINPAKDSTAALMQAAARAGHELWACTPADLIAMGDAPIAMAAMVQPEPWLEVGALERLPLEGFSVIWMRKDPPVDEAYLYATHLLEVAERAGVRVLNRPSSLRAWNEKLGALRFSRWMAPTLVAGRVAELTAFAQEQGDIVLKPLGGRAGLGVIRVAADAPGLGALLELVTEQERLPVMAQRFLPQVSDGDKRILLVDGEPLGAVNRRPKQGEFRSNLAVGGHPEATELSERERHICAALAPSLRAEGLFFVGIDVIGGMLSEINVTSPTGIREVERLMDQPLADQVIERLQAQVVSGTD from the coding sequence ATGCGTCACCTGTTCGTGCTGGATCCGCTCCAGCGCATCAATCCAGCCAAAGATTCCACTGCAGCCCTGATGCAGGCCGCCGCCAGAGCTGGCCATGAACTTTGGGCCTGCACGCCCGCCGATCTGATCGCCATGGGCGATGCCCCGATCGCGATGGCGGCGATGGTTCAGCCCGAGCCATGGCTCGAGGTCGGTGCTCTCGAACGCCTACCCCTCGAAGGGTTCAGCGTGATCTGGATGCGGAAGGATCCGCCGGTGGATGAGGCCTATCTCTACGCCACCCATCTGCTGGAGGTGGCGGAGCGGGCCGGGGTGCGCGTGCTCAATCGTCCGTCGTCCCTGCGGGCCTGGAATGAAAAGCTCGGCGCCCTCCGTTTCAGCCGTTGGATGGCCCCCACCCTGGTGGCCGGTCGTGTCGCCGAGTTAACGGCCTTTGCCCAGGAGCAGGGCGACATCGTGCTCAAACCCCTCGGCGGTCGTGCCGGTCTGGGTGTGATTCGGGTGGCGGCGGATGCGCCTGGCCTCGGGGCGCTCCTGGAACTGGTCACCGAGCAGGAACGCCTGCCGGTGATGGCCCAGCGCTTCCTGCCCCAAGTCAGTGACGGTGACAAGCGGATTCTGCTGGTGGACGGTGAACCGCTCGGCGCCGTCAATCGCCGCCCGAAACAGGGGGAGTTCCGCAGCAATCTCGCAGTCGGGGGCCATCCCGAAGCCACGGAACTGAGTGAGCGCGAACGGCACATCTGTGCGGCGCTGGCCCCATCGCTGCGTGCCGAGGGCCTGTTCTTCGTGGGGATTGATGTGATCGGCGGCATGCTCAGTGAGATCAACGTCACCAGCCCCACCGGCATTCGAGAGGTGGAGCGACTGATGGATCAACCGCTTGCGGATCAGGTGATCGAACGGCTTCAGGCTCAGGTGGTGAGCGGAACGGACTGA
- the grxC gene encoding glutaredoxin 3 — protein MPSVEIYTWRFCPFCVRAKQMLDRKGVAYTEYAIDGDEPARDAMAARGDGRRSVPQIFIADRHIGGCDDLHAMERAGELDALLAGAA, from the coding sequence ATGCCGAGCGTCGAGATCTACACCTGGCGTTTCTGCCCGTTCTGCGTCCGGGCGAAACAGATGCTCGATCGCAAGGGTGTGGCTTACACCGAGTACGCCATTGATGGGGATGAGCCGGCGCGCGATGCGATGGCAGCCCGCGGTGATGGTCGCCGCAGCGTGCCGCAGATTTTCATCGCCGATCGCCACATCGGCGGTTGCGACGATCTGCATGCGATGGAACGGGCCGGAGAGCTCGACGCCCTGCTCGCTGGCGCCGCCTGA
- a CDS encoding FUSC family protein — translation MALRPPSAQQIRNAFQVGFAGFLATGLYLTAGDEALRVDAFYLVYGVARSLLPTPEASLKAARARVVGTVFGGFVVAMLIKAVSNWPAVGIGYVLVKLLGRRLGMDEATLMNGVIMALMLVAVPGYQELGGLYVMYRTGWHLIGLMLGMAVERLFWFSPLLKRLQRSEMALIALLENLLKQAPAQRDLELIGAYDSHCSLRSIVLRSGQAAMLSTPESQQRQEWLEQAVRHGVARQRVKGPLVSIDADECLEALRQLKRNSGIA, via the coding sequence ATGGCTCTCCGCCCACCTTCAGCCCAACAAATCCGCAACGCTTTCCAGGTGGGGTTCGCAGGCTTCCTGGCCACTGGCCTGTATCTGACCGCTGGCGACGAAGCCCTCCGCGTCGATGCCTTTTACCTGGTTTACGGAGTAGCGCGCAGCCTGCTGCCCACCCCTGAAGCCTCGCTGAAGGCAGCAAGGGCGAGGGTCGTAGGCACAGTCTTCGGTGGCTTCGTGGTGGCGATGCTGATCAAAGCGGTGAGCAACTGGCCCGCCGTGGGCATCGGTTACGTCCTCGTGAAACTGCTGGGACGGCGTCTGGGCATGGATGAAGCCACCTTGATGAATGGCGTGATCATGGCGTTGATGCTGGTGGCCGTGCCCGGATACCAGGAGCTAGGGGGCCTGTACGTGATGTACAGGACTGGCTGGCATCTGATCGGTCTGATGCTCGGCATGGCCGTTGAACGGTTGTTTTGGTTCAGTCCTCTGCTGAAGCGACTGCAAAGAAGCGAAATGGCGCTGATCGCCCTACTGGAAAATCTGCTGAAACAGGCACCGGCCCAACGCGACTTGGAATTAATCGGCGCGTATGACTCCCACTGCAGCCTGCGCAGCATCGTGCTGAGAAGCGGTCAAGCCGCCATGCTCAGCACTCCTGAATCCCAACAACGGCAAGAGTGGCTGGAACAGGCAGTTCGCCATGGCGTCGCTCGGCAACGGGTCAAGGGACCGCTCGTAAGCA